TCACCGTTAGTCATTACATTAATCATCAAAGAAATCTTATCCTACATCAAAACAATGTTAAATATCAAATGTCAATAATGAATtaatcacccccccccccccccggctaAGCGGCGAGGACCCCCCACCCACCAACCTTCCCGAAATAAAACCAAGCCTTTATACCATTTTGTTTGGTTTCTTAAATGATTTAGATCTCTGGTTCTTTCTATCTATAGCCTTATCTTTTCTTAGGCCCTTTAACTAATATTATACTTAACTGTCTCCCACAAAGTGTTTGTTGGCCTTTCTGTACTACTAAATACTTGTTCCATTCTATCCACTCTCCTCATAGTCTCTATTAGTTGTTTTCTCATATGACAAAACCATTTGTCATGATCTAggctagtaatttttaatttttaatttttacagaTTGTATTAGTCTGTGTAATAGGTCAGTTATTGCTTAATTTACAGTTATGGGGTAGTTTAGGAGCAATTACCTCTAGTGGAGGAAGTGGAAACTGCTTGTTAAAGTAGTGGGATAGCCTTATATAAAGCGGTACCACTCTTGACCGATTTTAGGCTTTGATTAACTGAAAAGTTAATTCCCTTCTCTCTGAAAttctctctttgtctctcttggatctctctatttctccctactCCTTGTCTAaattctcctttctctctcttagtTCTTAGTTCTCCCTCTTAAGTAGTTTGATTCTTCCCCCTTTCTCTTtatatttctccctctctttcaattctctcaTCAAAGGAATTACAGTCAGGCTGGAGTTCCTAACACCATCTTAATCATGTTTAATGCatcatatcttctataagaGCCATTCtaaccttattatgaataacctcatttcttttcttttttttatcttttcttgtaataataataataaaggatgCCCATAAAGGACTAATTTTACAGTTACCATCAAGGCTCACCCTAATAAAGGagagaaaagggaaaggaaagcaTCCAAAATCTAACTTTTGAGGAAACCTAATTCTACCCAAGCTACCATCACCACTGGGATTGCTTTGATAAATGTCTTAGTGTGTTTGATGGATATTTGTCTTCATTTATTGTTTGCAGATATACAGAAAATGATGCGGTCATCAATCAAGACCTGGCTCAAGGCCAACCCAACCCAACTGGGCAGCCCAGAACCAGCCCAAACAGTAGCATCGGAACAGTAGCGACAATGAAACTTCATAagttttaggattctatttcatgtttgattagggttttatttctattagtattctagttggattttatttacaagtattagatAGATTAGCCAAGCACTATAAATATACTTAGAAGTTAGAggttgtaataagtttttttattcaataaattccaGCAAACCAGCTCAGTTTTTTCCAGCAAGCAGCTTTGGTTGTTGCGCTTAGTTGAGAGTCCAGTTTTGGTCGTTAAAGTTTGTTCTCTCAAGGGTATTTGAAACTTATTGTTTCAAGGGGTTTCTTTGTGTGCTTTCTTTACACATGCTACACGCTGCGTTAGGTGATATCAGAGCGATTAATCAACCAATTAGATGTCCAATCTTGAAGGtgacggtagcaaccagcctcatGACGATGATTAGGGGCTGCCcgcggtttggagagcaatcgaagaacaatgggaagtaactcgtaccaTCCAACAACAATTGGAGCAAATTAACAACCAATTGGGCGCTCTACTACGAGTTGATaatgacaggaacctgaataatggggtgaatcaggccaaagcgggaagaccacccattaatcatgtctttgttaatcctagaagaccaatgattgaagatagcgatgaagataATGATcttggtcgagcaatagctaatCCTGGTGgaagaggggttaggaggaatgcgcatcagcacaaccattggggtagtgatgagtataaactaaatgTTGATATTCCTATCTTTAGTGGGGATCTTGATATTGAAGGGTTCAtagattggatcactgaggttgaccgaTTTTttgaatacatggagatcccaaaTGAACGACAAGTCACATTAGTGGCTTATAGATTGCTGGGCgatgcatctgtttggtgggagcaaTTGAGAGagacgagattgagggaaggctgACACTCAGTTCaaacatggagacgaatgaaacAGTTGTTTAGAGGTAGGTTTTTACCCTCTAATTATGAACAATACATGTTtaaagcttatcaaagatgtgcataGGGAATGAaaagtgtgaatgaatatacctatGAGTTTTTGAGATTAGCGGAGAGGAACCAATTGTTATAAAGTGATAATCAACAAGTAGCTCGTTATTTGAATGGGTTGAAGCTTGCTAtttgtgataaaattggggttcagatggttaTGAGTGTGGCAGAAGCAAGGAACTTGGCTTTAAAGGTtaagttaatgttgagtgagaaaATTCACAATGACAACTATTGCCGGTATAGTGGGGATGACAATAAACAAGCAGCTTTTGATAGAGGCAAGTCGTTTCAAGGAGTGCAACCTTCCAATCCACCTATTGTAGTCAACCTTAATAAGGCTATAACGGGAGGGAACACTCGAGGTACtacttttaattttccaaaattcacTAATCCTTATACAAAGCCTGTTCTTTTAaagtgtttcaagtgcaatgatgTTGGACATAGgtctagtgattgtccaaggagaAAGATTATTAATATTGTAGAAAGGGAGAAGGAAGATGCTattgaagaggaagtatattgtgggcttgatggggaggatgatgGAGGAGAGTATGGGCATGAAGAGTATATAtatgtagtgaggaagttaatgctgtCTCAAAAGAATAAAGATAATACTTAGCGGCATAAGCTTTTTTGCACGAGATGTATGGTGAAGGGCTtcatctttgagttgattattgatagtggaagttaGGAGAACATAATAGGAAGAGATGTGGTAGAGAAGTTCCAGCTAACTCTTGAGAAACATCCAAACCCTTGCAcaattggatggatcaaagaagttggtggcatacgtGTGGATGAACGCTacagggtgcctttctctattggtaagtactctaTGATGAAGTTTATTGTGACATTGTTAATAtggatgctaagcactcagGTGGGAAggacacatatcagcttgagaaagatgGTGTGTGTTATACCTTATTATCTATAGTGGAAAAGAACCAActaaagcttctaaagtggagggggTGAATTTTCTTACCATCATACATAAACACTCTGAGCTTGTGAGGGAGTGTAAAGATACCTGTTATCTTGGGAGCACTTAGAATCTGTTTCTTTGGTCGGAATTCAATGCCTCACAATCGCACACACTCATAGTTTATATGAATTCGAAGATCAAATAGATACGAAGAAaacataatgaaaaatattgacAGAAATATAAATCTATAACCAAACACAATAAAATGGAATACAATGATTTCTTCACTCACACCATCTAATCTACATACAACATCATATATACCtaccaaaagatagaaagaaaacCCATAAAACATGGATACATGTTTCCTCAATTTGTGGGATCCCATAAAGTATGGATCCATTGTCCGCATTTCCTATATTTCTACAAAATCAAATCACAGAAGAACACAAGTtcttatcctggttcagattgccCCTTAAGAcaaccctacatctagcccCCAAAAGTTTCCAAGAGTAGCTTTCTTTGATTTACAAGAATGCGATCAGTACAGAATTCTACTCTCACGATTACAAGCTTTCAAGATTATAAAGAACTATTCTATGACACAACCTTGCCTCTCTTGCTTTCTCATGAGATTCATGCATCAACTTAATTCTAATTACAAGTTGGTCACCGCCTATCTATGCCCTTTAAATTTCGATGAATTCTTATTGCCAAACATTAGCATTACTCGAGACAACAACTCTAACGATACCCAAGAGGTTCACTTGTTGGTTGTAAAGGGCGTGAGTGAGCCATTGAAAgtgaatcaaattccagtgAAGGTGCAGGGATTGCtggaggaatttcatgatgtggttcctgaggagttgcctaatgagtTACATCCTATGAGGGgggatattcaacaccacattgatTTGGTTCATGGTGCTAGTTTACCTAACCTACCGCACTACAAGATGAGTCCTAgagagaatgagattttgcTGGAGTGAGTAGAGGAATTGTTAAGAAAATGGCACATTCAGATTAGTATGAGTCCATATGTAGTGCTAGCATTATTGACACCCagagaaagatgggagttggaggatgtgtgttgcAGCTAGCGACTTAGCCAAGCAAGTTCAAGCGGTTCAAGaggatgtcaagcaaaagttacACAAGGCGAATGAGAAGTACAAGGCGgtagctgacaagcataggaagcacaatgtatttgaggttggagatgaagtcatgatattcttgaagaaggaatggATATCCCAAGGAGTGATATGGTTTTGAAAGAGAGAATCGGAGTAGGTTCCTTTGGTGTGGTCCATTGTGCTAATTGGCCGGGCTCAAATGTAGTTGTAAAGATTCTTATGGATCAAGATTTCCATCTAGAGTGATTGAAGGAATTTTTGAGGGAGGTCACAATTATGAAACACCTTTGACATCCAAATATTGTTCTTTTCATGAGAGATTTGAAGTCTCCAAATCTTTTGGTTGAAAAGAAGTATACAGTAAAGGTTTGTGATTTTGGCCTATCCCGCTTTAAAGCTTGCACATTTCTTTTTACAAAATCAACATTAGGAACTCTTGAATGGATGGCTCTAGAAGTTTCCCGTGATGAACCATCCAATGAGAAGTCAGACTTATACAACTTTGGTGCGAAATTATGGGAAATTGCATGAAGGGTCTGATAGAAAATCATTGGTCATGTTGCTACTTCCAGTTCTACGTTACCTCCACTAACTACAGCTGGAAATTCAAGATTTGCTCAATCAATTCCCCAGTGCTTCTcagtttctttgattttcttgaggacaagaaaattttgaaaggaAGGGAAATTTTGGGAATCAGAGGACTAGCAGATAAGTTTTACAGTTGTGTATAGTGGAGTGTTATTTTTTGCAGTTCTAGAGTAATGGAATGCTATTTTTACAGTTGTGTAGTAGTGGTAAATACTATAAATAACTAGTGGGATAGCCATATATAAAACTATGCCACAGTATGCCGAGATTATCAAGAAATTATTTCAAGTTtctgtcattttctttttatctattCCCTATTTCCCTCTGTTCTTCTCCCTACTTTCTCCctaacttctctcatttctctctctattctctatTTCCTTATGttcttctctctgttttctcccCAAagcttctcatttctccctctctttctttctcctttcatGACTGTCAACTAGAAATCCGAGATTCAAAACCTAGGCTCCTGGCATGGTTGGAAAATAGTCTCTCAAGATCATAAATTTATGCCCTTGATCAATTCAAAATCTAACTGATCTGAGctctcaaaacaaaaattatgcaCTGGTGGTACTGCTTTTTCCTTGAACTACCACCCTTTAGCATAAGACCACCAAAACACTCTGATTTTCCCCTGGCTGCAACCCTCAGCAACCACAACTTTTCTTTAAAAGTCAAAGGCACACCTGCCAGGTCACTTTTTTAGATATGTTCAAGTCTTGCTGCACTGTTAGTCTGTTACAAATCACCCTCCTCTCCCCTCCCCACCCTggagaaaatacaacaaaagaaGTAGTCTCACATATAGGAGCACAGAGTCTTGGCCATGTTGGTAGATGAATAGAAGCTTCCTTAACTAAATTATGAGATGCAAGTGACAAATCCACACTTTCTATATTTCCCTGTTGAGGTGATTGGAAATTTCTTGGGCATCATTAACACATAAACACGTTCcggttttattaattaatggttTCATTGTTCCAAATCCTTGCACTATTATGGgcattattttgttttcttatgtTACTGCAGGTGAAGATAATAAAGTGTCTTGTGGAGAATATTGTGGTAGACATATCTTTTAACCAGCTTGGTGGCCTATGCACACTTTGTTTCCTGGAGGAGGCAAGTTCTTTACTCTGAAAACCTTCAAATTATTTGTCCTCTTTGATGTTAAGTTGCCTTGCATACAActtctctcctctcttttttCCCTCTCTGTAGGTTGATCATTTGATAAATCAGAATCACTTATTCAAGCGCAGCATTATATTGATCAAGGCTTGGTGTTACTACGAGAGTCGTATATTGGGTGCTCACCATGGACTTATTTCAACTTATGCCTTGGAGACTTTAGTTCTTTACATATTTCATGTTTTTAATAATTCCTTTACTGGACCACTTGAGGTAggtgtaattattgtaatctcTTATTTTCCATGTACATTTGTTATTTCCTTctttaagcttttttttttttttccaattgcAGGTCCTTTACCGTTTTCTGGAGTTCTTTAGTAACTTTGATTGGGACAGTTTTTGTGTTAGCCTGTGGGGGCCTGTACCCATTAGTTCACTTCCTGATGTAACAGGTAATAACTTCCAGGGCTTTGTTATATAATGCCTTGACTAAATGACCCCACCAGAGTATGTTTGGCTGATTTTATAgttctaatattttcttttaacagcGGAACCTCCTAGAAAGGACAGTGGGGATTTACTACTTAGCAAATTGTTTCTCGAAGGTTGTAGCTCTGTGTATGCTGTTTCCCCTGGTGGCCAAGAAAATCAGGGACAACcgtttatttcaaaacatttcaATGTTATTGATCCTTTGCGTGTAAACAACAACCTCGGTCGTAGTGTCAGTAAAGGTAATCTTTAAACACTTAACTCTTGCTAACACTGTATATTAGTTCTGACCTGAATTGCTAACAAAAACACTTTATCTTCTCCTTCTAGTTGTTTCATCttattaaaatgaatttttgtgatCTGCCCATTGTTTTAACTGTTTGaattcttcttattcttcattCTTTATACAACTTGGTGCACTGGTAAGCTTGCTCTATTGTGACCTAGAGGTCAAAAGCTCAAGTTTAGGAAACAGCCCCTTTGCTAAACAAAGGTAAGGCTGAGTATAATTGACATTCCCTAGAGCTTGCAATGTGAGAGCCTAATGTACTAGGTTcactttttttgtttgtttttctgcCATGTTAATTAAGTTCAATCATTTGTTGTATTATGTTTATCTGGTTGTCCGGGAAACGTGTGACTCCTaccataaatattttctttttcaaatcttatttcATATAACTAACAAAATTTTGCATTATGGAAAGGAGGGGGAGAACAGGATAAAGGTGGTGTAAACATAGTTGTCTCAGGggaagaggagaaagaaggtACTGCTTAGTTTTAGTAAGTAGTCATGTGACTAGCATGTGACTTGTAATATAAATGGATGGCTAAGATTAGAAGGATTCCTTTCTGAACTGGTAGGATTTATAATTGCTATAACCCTAGTATAAATAGCATTTTAAGACACTCTAGGCATCCATTTTACTctaattcaacttttgaggttttCTTAATCCTAATTTTCAGATCTTCGTGCCAGATTTGATCATTTGCTGTTTTAGCCCAATTTTTGCACTTGTGTTCACTAATTTTTCCTCACACTGCATcatgtaatatttatttatctacaTTCATTgaattgttttgagaaatactcattccatttCTCCTTGATCATGCTGTTATTTATTAGTaccttttgattttaatttttgaacacTAGGCCCAGATCCCTTGCTCTTTCATCTTTTGCTTTAGCCAACTTATATCGTTTTATCCATCTTTTGTGTCAAGttggttgtttaatttttaataagcTTGTGATGTTGCTTCACTGATAGCCGCCTTTGTCTCctttttagctaaaatatacgttttcattttctttttccccaaTTGGGCATGTATGCCAAGTCTAGTAGCTAGTTTCCTTGGTCTTCAATTTTTGATGTACCTGCACCATAGATGATAAATTGAGATCTTAATCATGAATCTATGTATTCACTTTGGTAATCGGGAATTGGGAATTTAATTGAACCCTAAGATTCAGCACACATTTTtttaaaccaatatatatatatatatatatatataatattcatgCATAAATCTCATATTactaaaaaaaactaataaatattcatatgaaatatataatatcttgaaaGTATATCTTAAagtactaaataaataaataaaagcatattaattattaagatcaTTATATTCTAATTTCTAACTCATCATCCTCAGGGTCAAAGTTATCATCAATATCATCTTCTTCACCATTATGATTGAGTACAATCATAACCTCTTGTTCTTATTCTGGatcctctttttcttccctcTCCATAGCATCAATAAATTTAACTTCTTCACCTTCAATTGTTTTACTGTTAACTTTTCTATCAATCCTTAAGTTCCTTGGACCTACATAAAGTATAAATATCATTAAACAGATGGGTCTTTAGATATTTctgattttatttctaaatgTGGGTTGGATAAGAATTGGCCGATTCACTTTCGATCTTTCCAATTTTCCATTCCCCCATAGATTTGTGTGGTTTAGTTCAGATTTGTATTGGATTGCACAATTTGAATCACGAATTGTGCAATTCTAACAACTATGATCTCCACCACCATGACGACTCCTGGTTTGGAACCTTTCCTTCTGACTCTCCTGGAACAGTTTTTGCTGTGTTTGGAATTATAGTAACCATATCGCTTACATTAGGTTTGTTGCGCCATTTGATGTgtctaaattaataataacGATAAAATATTAGGACAGATAATTTGGCATGTCCAACGTATATCTATGCCATGTTGAACGTTTTATCCATGTTTGATATGTGTTGTGCTTGGGCACAAATAAGACAACAAATATGAAGTTTCTGTGCATCTTAGCTGAGTGGAGGACCAATGCttaataaacttttaatttcaTCCCTCCTTCCGCAATGCTTTGGAGGTCACACAGAGAGGAGATCCTGCTCTGTCTTCCGCTTGGCTTTGAGAAGCTGGTGGAGTTATTCAAGCTGCAAATATGTAGGTGCCAATAAATACTTGGGGAGTTATTGGAGATGAGGAGCTGTTGGGCATGCTCCTAGCATGTGGTAGCCACCATGCATTCACTAGCATGACTTGTGTTTGGGGATTGACATACAGGGGGGTGTAATCCCTTGTAGTGATTGCCAATGTGCTCGGATCAGGAATTTCTACAGTTGACCTGAGAAGTGTTATGAGATCCTATGCATAGCCCTTGACATATTTTTGGCATAGGAGCAATCAGCAAAACacgaaaaataataatagagacATTTATGCACTATGCTTGTGGTTGTAGTATCTTTATATAAACAACaaacaattataaaaattgtAGCTGCTGCTGTTGTTGGTATGCCTATATAATTGATACCATTATGGAGGGCACGACCCTTATTTGGAGGGACAGCAATGTTCTGCTATGTCACCTTttaactttaataattattttgaaacaaaaagatGTGCTCTCAAAGGATGATGAGTGTAGGTTGTTCCGTTAGCATACTTATTGCCACAAACGACAAGCAAACAGGCTAAAGGCAGAACACTCTATGTTCATAAATATTGGCCATGGAGGTACTAGTATATTAATGCAATTGTACCTGACAGCAATGTTCTGCTATGTCTCcttttaactttaatatttattttgaaacaaaaagatGTGCTCTCAAAGGATGATGAGTGTAGGTTGTTCCTTTTGCATACTTTTTGCCACAAACAACAAGCAAACAGGCTAAAGGCAGAACACTCTATGTTCATAAATATTGGCCATGGAGGTACTAGTATATTAATGCAATTGTACCTGACATTAGCTATTCATATTTGATTGAATTGAATTCATTTTATTACCAGGTAACTTTTTCAGAATACGCAGTGCTTTTGCATTTGGAGCTAAAAGGCTTGCAAGGTTACTTGATTGTCCGGAAGAGAATCTAGTTGATGAAGTAAACCAGTTCTTTTTGAATACATGGGAAAGACATGGCAGCGGAAATCGTCCTGATGCACCAATAAGTGATTTGTGGCACTTGAGATTGTCAACTCCAGAGCAGTTACAGGACAATGAGAGTGTGAAGAATAATGCTAGTGTCAAAAAGTTAAACAAGAATTCTGCTGGTGGTGACATTGCATTTGATCGAACTCGTTCACGTAATGTTTCTGTTCGTGGTAATTATTCCCCAGAGAGTTTGTCCAGATCTAGTGAAGCTTCTCGTAGTCAAAGCCAAAAGAGTAGCAACCTAAACAGCCCTAGGGTTTCAGATCAGGTTGTACGGGAAATGGCTAATTATGGTGTGCCTATTGATAAAGGCCAGATAAGCATCAGAGCTGATCATTCAGTGAATGACATACAGGgcaaatttatttttgctagGACACGCTCTAGTCCTGAGCTTTCTGACTCATACAGTGATGCTTCATCTCGAGGAAGACGCAATAAAGCACCAGAAAGTGTAAAAACTCAGGCTACACCTGCAAGACAGGATAATAACAGGAGGAAGAATGCTGGAACTGATATATTGGCCAACAATAGTGCTCGATCTTCAACTGATGACCTTTCCTCAGTCAGGCATATTCCTTCCCATCAAAGTCTTGATGCTGCTGTTGACTCAAATAGTAGTTCAAATAGTTATCATCGTGATTCAGGATCAGGTGCCATGGGTGAAGATTTTTCTTCTGTCAGTGGGACCCAGGGAATGCATCAGGAAGAGCAGGATCTTATTAACATGATGGCATCTTCCTCTGTTCAGGGTCTTAATGGACAGTTACATGTGCCATTGAATTTAACTTCAGGTCACCTACCTCTTCCAATCTCACCTTCCATTCTAGCTTCAATGGGATATCAGAGAAATTTGGCTGGAATGCTTCCAACAAATATTTCCTTGATTAATCCTTCGCAATTTCCTCAAGGTTTGGTTTCTCCTCCGCTGGCACATTACTTCCCTGGCATTGGATTGACCCCAAATACTGAAGATATGATTGAACCAGGCAGTGCAATTTTTGGTTCTGCGCAGATGAACCCTGAAGAGGCTGATCATGATTTTTGGCAAGAGCAGGATGTTGGCTCCAGTGGAGGCTTTGAGCCTGACACTGGAAGTTATGAAAGGCTTCAATCAGACAGTAAGCCCCAATCAGGTTCAGTAGGACTGAACTTCATTCCTTTGTCTCATTCAAGTGGTTCTGGCAGCTTGATGAGAGTTGAACAGATGTTTGCCAAAGAAAACAGAGGGTCTATGAGGGAAGATCAGGTAGATAGTTTCACTTATCAAGATAACAGACATGACATTTACCCTGATGACAGAACTATCAGTTCAAGGTTCTCACCAATTGCACGCAGCAATTCTCTGAGAAGTAAAGCCTCTTCAGAGAGTTCTTGGGATGGATCAA
The Diospyros lotus cultivar Yz01 chromosome 12, ASM1463336v1, whole genome shotgun sequence DNA segment above includes these coding regions:
- the LOC127814024 gene encoding uncharacterized protein LOC127814024 isoform X1, which produces MGEHEGWAQPTGLVPNGLLPNAGPLIRVLDLDRWLKAEGRTTELISCIQPNRPSEERRNAVADYVKRLIMRCFPCEVFTFGSVPLKTYLPDGDIDLSAFSNSQNLKDTWANQVRDMLEQEEKNENAEFHVKEVQYIQAEVKIIKCLVENIVVDISFNQLGGLCTLCFLEEVDHLINQNHLFKRSIILIKAWCYYESRILGAHHGLISTYALETLVLYIFHVFNNSFTGPLEVLYRFLEFFSNFDWDSFCVSLWGPVPISSLPDVTAEPPRKDSGDLLLSKLFLEGCSSVYAVSPGGQENQGQPFISKHFNVIDPLRVNNNLGRSVSKGNFFRIRSAFAFGAKRLARLLDCPEENLVDEVNQFFLNTWERHGSGNRPDAPISDLWHLRLSTPEQLQDNESVKNNASVKKLNKNSAGGDIAFDRTRSRNVSVRGNYSPESLSRSSEASRSQSQKSSNLNSPRVSDQVVREMANYGVPIDKGQISIRADHSVNDIQGKFIFARTRSSPELSDSYSDASSRGRRNKAPESVKTQATPARQDNNRRKNAGTDILANNSARSSTDDLSSVRHIPSHQSLDAAVDSNSSSNSYHRDSGSGAMGEDFSSVSGTQGMHQEEQDLINMMASSSVQGLNGQLHVPLNLTSGHLPLPISPSILASMGYQRNLAGMLPTNISLINPSQFPQGLVSPPLAHYFPGIGLTPNTEDMIEPGSAIFGSAQMNPEEADHDFWQEQDVGSSGGFEPDTGSYERLQSDSKPQSGSVGLNFIPLSHSSGSGSLMRVEQMFAKENRGSMREDQVDSFTYQDNRHDIYPDDRTISSRFSPIARSNSLRSKASSESSWDGSTKVSKSTREKGGKKAGLGELSSMYGKGKNVPEHAPQPEDDDRDWNPLPTMSTEITERSSGLQPVGSLHSPMPQIQGYELSQTSGSDSIMPMAPMLLGPGSRQRVMDNSGVVPFAFYPTGPPVPFLTMLPVYNIPPETGTSDVSTSHFGGEEGPDSSDSGQNFDSAEGLDQSEELNTTNSSGIAAFVETSSDHKSDILNSDFASHWQNLQYGRFCQNPRYHGGPLIYPPVVVPPVYLQGRFPWDGPGRPLSTNMNMNVFTQLMGYGPQLIPVTPIQSASNRPPNVYQRYVDEMPRYRSGTGTYLPNPKVSARDRHSSGSRRGNYNYDRSDNQGDREGNWNVNSKSRTPGRSHSRSQNEKSNSRLDRLAGSESRADRSRSSYRNDSIPSYQSQNGPLRSNSSHSGPPSMTYDMYTFPTMNPNGVSSNGPTVPSVVMLYPFDHNGNYGSHAEQLEFGSLGPVGFSTMNEQPQLTEGTRPRGAFEEQRFHGGSVQRSSPDQPSSPRFQRSVAQRNYQLKDEDFPPLAFQNQVENEILGNL
- the LOC127814024 gene encoding uncharacterized protein LOC127814024 isoform X2, with product MGEHEGWAQPTGLVPNGLLPNAGPLIRVLDLDRWLKAEGRTTELISCIQPNRPSEERRNAVADYVKRLIMRCFPCEVFTFGSVPLKTYLPDGDIDLSAFSNSQNLKDTWANQVRDMLEQEEKNENAEFHVKEVQYIQAEVKIIKCLVENIVVDISFNQLGGLCTLCFLEEVDHLINQNHLFKRSIILIKAWCYYESRILGAHHGLISTYALETLVLYIFHVFNNSFTGPLEVLYRFLEFFSNFDWDSFCVSLWGPVPISSLPDVTAEPPRKDSGDLLLSKLFLEGCSSVYAVSPGGQENQGQPFISKHFNVIDPLRVNNNLGRSVSKGNFFRIRSAFAFGAKRLARLLDCPEENLVDEVNQFFLNTWERHGSGNRPDAPISDLWHLRLSTPEQLQDNESVKNNASVKKLNKNSAGGDIAFDRTRSRNVSVRGNYSPESLSRSSEASRSQSQKSSNLNSPRVSDQVVREMANYGVPIDKGQISIRADHSVNDIQGKFIFARTRSSPELSDSYSDASSRGRRNKAPESVKTQATPARQDNNRRKNAGTDILANNSARSSTDDLSSVRHIPSHQSLDAAVDSNSSSNSYHRDSGSGAMGEDFSSVSGTQGMHQEEQDLINMMASSSVQGLNGQLHVPLNLTSGHLPLPISPSILASMGYQRNLAGMLPTNISLINPSQFPQGLVSPPLAHYFPGIGLTPNTEDMIEPGSAIFGSAQMNPEEADHDFWQEQDVGSSGGFEPDTGSYERLQSDSKPQSGSVGLNFIPLSHSSGSGSLMRVEQMFAKENRGSMREDQVDSFTYQDNRHDIYPDDRTISSRFSPIARSNSLRSKASSESSWDGSTKVSKSTREKGGKKAGLGELSSMYGKGKNVPEHAPQPEDDDRDWNPLPTMSTEITERSSGLQPVGSLHSPMPQIQGYELSQTSGSDSIMPMAPMLLGPGSRQRVMDNSGVVPFAFYPTGPPVPFLTMLPVYNIPPETGTSDVSTSHFGGEEGPDSSDSGQNFDSAEGLDQSEELNTTNSSGIAAFVETSSDHKSDILNSDFASHWQNLQYGRFCQNPRYHGGPLIYPPVVVPPVYLQGRFPWDGPGRPLSTNMNMNVFTQLMGYGPQLIPVTPIQSASNRPPNVYQRYVDEMPRYRSGTGTYLPNPKVSARDRHSSGSRRGNYNYDRSDNQGDREGNWNVNSKSRTPGRSHSRSQNEKSNSRLDRLAGSESRADRSRSSYRNDSIPSYQSQNGPLRSNSSHSGPPSMTYDMYTFPTMNPNGVSSNGPTVPSVVMLYPFDHNGNYGSHAEQLEFGSLGPVGFSTMNEQPQLTEGTRPRGAFEEQRFHGGSVQRSSPDQPSSPRFQRRV
- the LOC127814024 gene encoding uncharacterized protein LOC127814024 isoform X3, whose product is MGEHEGWAQPTGLVPNGLLPNAGPLIRVLDLDRWLKAEGRTTELISCIQPNRPSEERRNAVADYVKRLIMRCFPCEVFTFGSVPLKTYLPDGDIDLSAFSNSQNLKDTWANQVRDMLEQEEKNENAEFHVKEVQYIQAEVKIIKCLVENIVVDISFNQLGGLCTLCFLEEVDHLINQNHLFKRSIILIKAWCYYESRILGAHHGLISTYALETLVLYIFHVFNNSFTGPLEVLYRFLEFFSNFDWDSFCVSLWGPVPISSLPDVTAEPPRKDSGDLLLSKLFLEGCSSVYAVSPGGQENQGQPFISKHFNVIDPLRVNNNLGRSVSKGNFFRIRSAFAFGAKRLARLLDCPEENLVDEVNQFFLNTWERHGSGNRPDAPISDLWHLRLSTPEQLQDNESVKNNASVKKLNKNSAGGDIAFDRTRSRNVSVRGNYSPESLSRSSEASRSQSQKSSNLNSPRVSDQVVREMANYGVPIDKGQISIRADHSVNDIQGKFIFARTRSSPELSDSYSDASSRGRRNKAPESVKTQATPARQDNNRRKNAGTDILANNSARSSTDDLSSVRHIPSHQSLDAAVDSNSSSNSYHRDSGSGAMGEDFSSVSGTQGMHQEEQDLINMMASSSVQGLNGQLHVPLNLTSGHLPLPISPSILASMGYQRNLAGMLPTNISLINPSQFPQGLVSPPLAHYFPGIGLTPNTEDMIEPGSAIFGSAQMNPEEADHDFWQEQDVGSSGGFEPDTGSYERLQSDSKPQSGSVGLNFIPLSHSSGSGSLMRVEQMFAKENRGSMREDQVDSFTYQDNRHDIYPDDRTISSRFSPIARSNSLRSKASSESSWDGSTKVSKSTREKGGKKAGLGELSSMYGKGKNVPEHAPQPEDDDRDWNPLPTMSTEITERSSGLQPVGSLHSPMPQIQGYELSQTSGSDSIMPMAPMLLGPGSRQRVMDNSGVVPFAFYPTGPPVPFLTMLPVYNIPPETGTSDVSTSHFGGEEGPDSSDSGQNFDSAEGLDQSEELNTTNSSGIAAFVETSSDHKSDILNSDFASHWQNLQYGRFCQNPRYHGGPLIYPPVVVPPVYLQGRFPWDGPGRPLSTNMNMNVFTQLMGYGPQLIPVTPIQSASNRPPNVYQRYVDEMPRYRSGTGTYLPNPVRKRFLLGTDILQVPEGGITIMIEVTTKVIGRVTGMSIQNQGLLDAAIVAAKMRSLTQGWTGWPAVRAEQTGHGAHTEMIPFLLTSLKMVHCVLIPATVALPV